In Helicobacter bilis, a genomic segment contains:
- a CDS encoding tRNA 2-thiocytidine biosynthesis TtcA family protein gives MQATKQAIWQIQNNPQANKLSPFKHEEILQHIINTKRKDNKENPIISKKILNIVGRTNAKYNLIKEGDRILLGLSGGKDSMLLATIFAYMKKHAPFKFEFLAMTIDYGRGGEYEYIFEYCKKLNIPYELNRTQIFKILENHKKEGTIYCSFCSRMRRGELYSMALERGFNKIALAHHLDDAAESFMMNLTYNGALRSMPPYYKAQNGLGVIRPLIFVRERQIIDFIASNNIYIAPDCNCPINWLPEDKRPKARAANKELLKDLESKNPNLFKSLKNAFSNIHAQSFCDERYMDTD, from the coding sequence ATGCAAGCAACAAAACAAGCAATATGGCAAATACAAAATAATCCACAGGCAAATAAACTCTCCCCTTTTAAGCACGAAGAAATCTTACAGCATATAATAAACACGAAACGCAAAGATAATAAAGAAAATCCAATAATTAGCAAAAAGATTCTAAATATCGTTGGTCGCACAAATGCAAAATATAATCTCATTAAAGAGGGTGATAGGATTTTGCTTGGACTGAGTGGCGGTAAAGATTCCATGCTACTTGCAACTATCTTTGCATATATGAAAAAACATGCACCTTTTAAGTTTGAGTTTCTTGCTATGACGATTGATTATGGCAGGGGTGGTGAGTATGAGTATATCTTTGAGTATTGCAAAAAGCTAAATATTCCTTATGAGCTTAATCGCACGCAGATATTTAAAATACTTGAGAATCACAAGAAAGAAGGCACGATTTATTGCTCTTTTTGTTCGCGTATGAGACGCGGTGAGCTTTACAGCATGGCGTTAGAAAGGGGGTTTAATAAAATCGCATTGGCACATCATTTAGATGATGCCGCAGAAAGCTTTATGATGAATCTCACTTACAATGGTGCTTTGCGTTCCATGCCTCCATACTACAAGGCACAAAATGGGCTAGGCGTTATCCGTCCGCTTATCTTTGTGCGTGAGAGGCAAATTATAGACTTTATCGCAAGTAATAATATCTATATTGCACCTGATTGTAACTGCCCTATAAACTGGCTACCAGAGGATAAACGACCAAAGGCTAGAGCTGCAAATAAAGAGTTATTAAAAGATTTAGAATCTAAAAATCCAAATCTATTTAAATCGCTCAAAAACGCCTTTAGTAATATTCACGCACAAAGCTTTTGCGATGAAAGGTATATGGATACAGATTGA
- the acs gene encoding acetate--CoA ligase, with protein MQNIDEDKAFAKQIFKPNREFAKQARIKNMCEYEDLCYEADTDYEGFWAKQAREKIHWFKDFNRVLNDDNAPFYKWFEGGKLNVSYQCIDRHLKTKKNKVAIIFEGEMGDYKVITYRKLYTEVNKTANLLKNHFDIKKGDRVVLYMPMIPEVAIVMLACARIGAIHSVVFGGFSPEALRDRIQDAEAKLVVTADGAFRKGKPYMLKPAVDKALEDNACPSVKKVLVVTRNDCDINYVRGRDYSYNEMVAHEKSTFEPEPMDSEDPLFLLYTSGSTGKPKGVQHSSAGYILYAQMTMEWVFDIKDSDNFWCTADVGWITGHTYLIYGPLACGATTIIYEGTLAYPNYGRWWQMIEEYMVDKFYTSPTAIRMLHSHAENEPKNYDLSSLKVLGTVGEPINPTAWKWFYEEIGGSKCPIVDTWWQTETGGNMITPLPGATPIRPGCATLPLPGIIAEVLHEDGTKAAPGEQGLLCITKPWPSMIRGIWGDPDRYVDSYFKQVKKDGKPVYFSGDGAIIDEKGYITITGRTDDVVNVSGHRIGTAEIESAIAKHPSVAESACVSRLDSITGESLFAYIVLHEGVVDNTAEELEIMKEINRILSKEIGNIAKLGAALFVPGLPKTRSGKIMRRILKAIARNEVVTQDVSTLEDPQIVEKIAQIAKNAE; from the coding sequence ATGCAAAATATTGATGAAGACAAGGCGTTTGCAAAGCAGATATTTAAACCAAACAGAGAGTTTGCCAAACAAGCACGAATTAAAAATATGTGTGAATATGAGGACTTGTGCTATGAAGCAGATACTGATTATGAGGGCTTTTGGGCGAAACAAGCTAGAGAGAAGATTCACTGGTTTAAGGATTTTAATCGTGTTTTAAATGATGATAATGCTCCGTTTTATAAGTGGTTTGAGGGTGGTAAGCTAAATGTTTCTTATCAATGTATTGATAGACATTTGAAAACAAAGAAAAATAAAGTTGCTATCATTTTTGAGGGCGAGATGGGCGACTATAAAGTCATTACCTATCGCAAACTTTATACAGAGGTCAATAAAACTGCAAATTTATTGAAAAATCACTTTGACATTAAAAAAGGCGATAGGGTCGTGCTTTATATGCCTATGATCCCAGAGGTAGCTATCGTTATGCTTGCATGTGCTAGAATCGGGGCTATTCATAGTGTTGTATTTGGTGGATTTAGCCCAGAAGCACTAAGGGATAGAATCCAAGATGCAGAGGCAAAGCTAGTGGTTACTGCTGATGGTGCGTTTAGGAAAGGGAAGCCCTATATGCTAAAACCAGCGGTAGATAAGGCGTTGGAAGATAATGCATGTCCTAGTGTGAAAAAGGTGCTTGTAGTAACGCGTAATGATTGCGATATAAACTATGTGAGAGGTAGAGACTACTCATATAATGAGATGGTAGCCCATGAAAAAAGCACATTTGAACCAGAACCTATGGACTCAGAAGATCCGCTATTCTTGCTTTATACAAGCGGTAGCACGGGTAAGCCAAAAGGTGTGCAGCATAGCAGTGCGGGCTATATTTTGTATGCACAAATGACTATGGAATGGGTGTTTGATATTAAAGATTCTGATAATTTTTGGTGCACCGCTGATGTTGGGTGGATTACGGGGCATACTTATTTGATTTATGGTCCTTTAGCGTGTGGGGCCACGACTATTATTTATGAGGGAACACTCGCATATCCAAACTATGGCAGATGGTGGCAGATGATAGAAGAATATATGGTAGATAAATTCTACACTTCGCCGACTGCCATTCGTATGCTGCATTCACATGCAGAAAATGAGCCAAAAAACTATGATTTAAGTTCTTTAAAAGTTTTAGGCACGGTGGGTGAGCCTATTAACCCTACTGCATGGAAATGGTTTTATGAAGAAATCGGTGGTAGTAAATGCCCTATCGTTGATACATGGTGGCAAACAGAAACAGGTGGAAATATGATTACCCCATTACCCGGTGCGACACCTATTCGCCCCGGTTGTGCTACTTTGCCATTACCCGGAATTATCGCAGAAGTCTTGCATGAAGATGGGACAAAAGCAGCCCCCGGAGAGCAAGGGCTACTTTGTATCACAAAGCCATGGCCATCAATGATTAGAGGCATTTGGGGCGATCCAGACAGATATGTGGATAGCTACTTTAAACAAGTGAAAAAAGATGGCAAACCCGTATATTTCTCAGGCGATGGGGCGATCATTGATGAAAAAGGCTATATCACTATCACAGGTAGAACTGATGATGTTGTGAATGTTAGCGGACATAGAATCGGCACCGCAGAGATTGAATCTGCCATTGCAAAGCATCCAAGTGTCGCAGAAAGTGCATGTGTGAGTAGATTAGATTCTATCACGGGTGAGAGTTTGTTTGCTTATATCGTGCTGCATGAAGGTGTGGTGGATAATACCGCTGAAGAGCTTGAGATTATGAAAGAGATTAATCGCATTTTAAGTAAAGAGATAGGCAATATCGCAAAGCTTGGGGCAGCCCTATTTGTGCCGGGCTTACCAAAAACTAGAAGCGGTAAGATTATGCGTAGAATCTTAAAAGCAATCGCTAGAAATGAGGTAGTTACACAAGATGTAAGCACACTAGAAGACCCACAAATCGTAGAAAAGATAGCACAAATTGCAAAAAATGCAGAGTAG
- a CDS encoding DUF268 domain-containing protein, with amino-acid sequence MGGGGVSCLQSDITTLHGIEDNSIESFSIMGALDGFGLGMYGEPINPDAWRLALLSVQRVLKNGGRFYLAAQIGKQDKLRFNAGRIFRLNTICDTLKEMSLNELHFLKGHDLDTYPCIYQKDGKTITDDSNLHFLCNQDSATALMIFQKL; translated from the coding sequence ATGGGGGGGGGGGGGGTAAGTTGCCTTCAATCCGACATAACAACACTGCATGGCATAGAAGATAATAGTATTGAATCTTTTTCAATCATGGGTGCACTTGATGGCTTTGGGCTTGGCATGTATGGAGAACCTATTAATCCAGATGCGTGGCGGCTTGCATTATTATCAGTTCAAAGAGTGCTAAAGAATGGTGGTAGATTTTATCTAGCTGCACAGATTGGCAAACAAGACAAATTGCGTTTTAATGCAGGTAGAATCTTTAGACTCAATACAATTTGTGATACGCTTAAAGAAATGTCTCTCAACGAGTTGCATTTCCTTAAAGGGCATGATTTAGATACTTACCCCTGCATATATCAGAAAGATGGTAAGACTATTACAGATGATTCCAATCTTCATTTTTTATGTAATCAAGATTCTGCAACAGCACTGATGATATTTCAAAAACTATAA